The following coding sequences lie in one Agrobacterium vitis genomic window:
- a CDS encoding tail fiber protein, translating into MDAFLATILPVGFNYAPDGWLMCWGQKLTINQYNAVYSLVSNFYGGDQQTYFNLPDLRGQMPIGYGQRTPTSPNYAIGNKGGNDTVSLNSTQIPAHTHAAVFTPTGNATVNIPAQTGTQTATMKASPAAGTSQLPTAGSALSGGNTAATRIYGAASTTPVTLDSSSVTISGNAPTAAQSIATNAITGGAVTVQPFGTGAAIDAKPPYLAINFIFCVQGLYPVRP; encoded by the coding sequence ATGGATGCGTTTCTTGCGACTATCTTGCCGGTCGGCTTCAATTATGCACCTGATGGCTGGCTCATGTGCTGGGGTCAAAAACTAACGATAAATCAATACAATGCCGTCTATTCACTTGTTTCAAATTTCTATGGCGGGGACCAGCAAACCTATTTCAACCTGCCGGACCTGCGCGGTCAAATGCCCATCGGATATGGACAACGTACGCCCACCAGCCCGAATTATGCGATCGGCAACAAAGGCGGAAATGATACCGTTTCGTTGAATTCAACCCAAATTCCGGCCCATACCCATGCGGCTGTCTTTACGCCCACTGGCAATGCTACGGTGAATATACCAGCGCAGACAGGAACGCAGACTGCAACCATGAAGGCAAGCCCAGCTGCGGGAACTTCCCAGTTGCCAACGGCGGGCTCTGCCCTTTCTGGTGGAAATACGGCAGCCACAAGGATCTACGGCGCTGCTTCAACGACACCAGTCACTCTCGATAGTAGCAGCGTTACCATTTCCGGAAATGCGCCGACGGCGGCTCAGAGCATTGCCACCAATGCGATCACAGGCGGAGCTGTTACGGTGCAGCCATTTGGTACCGGTGCTGCTATCGACGCCAAGCCTCCTTACCTGGCGATCAATTTCATTTTCTGCGTTCAAGGCCTCTACCCGGTTCGTCCATGA
- a CDS encoding DUF6916 family protein: MIGLILDAAKFTPYIGDDFTLTVQETVINAVLAKVVEYPASTAPGAARTAFSLFLCVQHNAFPDIQSGDYAIEHRSLDKIGLAYIERILSPQPDVIRLEVAFN, encoded by the coding sequence ATGATTGGTCTCATTCTGGATGCAGCAAAATTCACGCCCTATATCGGGGACGATTTCACACTGACCGTGCAGGAGACAGTGATCAACGCGGTGTTGGCCAAGGTTGTCGAATATCCAGCCAGCACCGCACCGGGAGCAGCGCGAACGGCCTTCAGCCTTTTTCTCTGCGTCCAGCACAACGCGTTTCCTGACATTCAAAGCGGAGACTACGCTATCGAGCATCGCAGTCTGGATAAGATCGGGCTTGCGTATATTGAGCGTATCCTCAGCCCGCAGCCCGACGTCATCCGTTTGGAAGTTGCATTCAATTGA